The sequence TCGGAAAACCTGTGGCAGTACCAGGTAACCAGGAAAAAACTGACCGAAGATATCTTAAGGAAAGATTCGATATCCAACCGGGTGCAACTATCCCAGGGACAGCAATCTTATGAAAGGATGCAGAATGCCCTTTTGCTGATGCGCAAAAAAGTGGGCGACCTGGTGGTAAGGGCTCCTGTGGATGGCCAGCTGACCTCATTGGATGCAGAGATCGGCCAGTCCAAAAATAAGGGCGAAAGGCTGGGACAACTCGATGTGCTAAGTGGATTCAAAGTAAGGGTGGATGTAGATGAACATTATATCTCCAGGATCTTTACGGGACTGAGCGGCAATTTTGATTTTGCCGGAAAGAACTACAAGCTGGCCATCAAAAAAGTATATACTCAGGTAACCAATGGACGTTTCCAGGTAGATATGGAATTTGAAAATGAAGTGCCGAAGGGTATCAGGCGTGGCCAGACCCTGCAGATCAGGCTGGCACTGAGTGAGGAAAAGCAGGCCCTGTTATTACCGAAGGGTGGGTTTTACCAGCAGACCGGGGGCAACTGGATCTTCAAAGTAAATGAAGCCGGAACCAAGGCTTATAAGGTAGACATCCAGCTGGGCATGCAGAGCCCGGATAACTATGAAGTATTGAGTGGGCTGGAACCTGGCGATAAAGTAATCACCAGCAGTTATGAGAACTATGGAACCATGCAGGAACTTATCCTAAAGAAATAAATAGCCATTAACCATTAAACCTTTTTTATGAAACAAAAATTATTACCTGTGGCATTCCTGCTTTTGGTATTGGCTATTGGTTCTTCGCCATCCCATAGCAACGGGTATGCTGCTAAAGGCTTTCACCAAACAAGTATAATGAAGTCTTCAGCCGGACCTTCATCCACAAATCCTGAAAAAACAACTGGTTCCCATTTAACAGATTCACCAGTCACCATTTTATTATCCTTTTAATCAATTAATATGATCAAGATCACCAACCTGGAAAAGATCTACCGCACAGAAGAAGTAGAAACTGTTGCACTTAACAAATTATCCTTTGAAGTAAAGGAAGGCGAGTTTATTGCTGTAATGGGTCCCTCAGGCTGCGGTAAATCAACCCTTCTGAATATTCTTGGCTTGCTGGATGATCCGGATGCCGGAAGTTTTTTATTCAATGGCATCGAAGTGGCCAAATTCAATGAGCGCAAACGGGCAGACCTACGCAAGCACAATATCGGTTTTGTCTTCCAGAGCTTTAACCTCATTGATGAACTCACCGTATTTGAAAATGTGGAATTACCGCTCATCTATACTGGGGTGAAAGCTGCAGAAAGGAAAAAAATAGTGGAAGAAGCGCTTGACAAGATGCTCATCATGCATCGCCGGAACCATTACCCACAGCAGCTATCAGGCGGACAACAACAAAGGGTGGCTGTTGCGCGGGCAGTAGTGAACAATCCCAAACTGATACTGGCGGATGAACCGACCGGTAACCTTGATTCCAGCAATGGTAACGAGGTGATGCAATTGCTGACCGACCTGAATGAACAAGGCACCACTATTATCATGGTTACGCACAGTGAACATGATGCGAGGTATAGTCATCGCGTGATCAGGATGCTCGATGGCCAGACTGTAATGGAAAACCTGATGGCATAAACAATTAACAATTGAAATTTATGTGGAGGAATTACCTGGTCATATCATGGCGTAACCTGGTTAAAAGTGTAAGTTTTTCGATAATCAATATAGCGGGGCTTACCATCGGCATGTCAGCCACCATGCTGATATTGCTTTGGGTCTATAATGAATACTCCTGGGATACTTCCTATAAAAAGTACCGCCAGGTATACCATGCTATGAGCAACCGTAATTTTAACGGTTCGGTATCAACTGGCCCGGATTTAATGTATCCCCTGCCAGCAGCAGCCAAATCAACCATTCCGGAAATTGAGCATGCCGCCATAGTCAGTTTCGGGGAAACCACATTATTCAGCAATCAGGATAAAAAATTAAATAAACAAAGTGTAACGGCATCTGCAGAATTCTTTGACCTGTTCAATTATGAATTTATTGAAGGTAATGCAACTGCAATCAAGGATCCGGATGCCGTGATCCTTACGGAAAGTACAGCCAGGGCATTATTTGGAACTACTAATATTTATAACCAGCCAATACAGGTCAACAATGCCCGTACAGCCTATGTAAAAGCAGTAGTAAAAGATGTGCCAAAAAATTCCACGATCCAGTTTGAAGCCATCATTCCGTTCAATCCATCATCTCCCCAAATAAAAGAAGCAGAACATGATTGGGTGAACTGCGGGAACCGGATATTTTTCAGCATCCAAAAAGGGGCGGATATAGCAAAACTGGAAAAGTCGATCCATTCCCTGATCAAGGCAAGAACGAATAGTGATAATCCCACTACTAAGGGAAGTATCGTATTACACCCCATGAGCAAATGGCGGCTATATGAGGAATTC comes from Flavihumibacter fluvii and encodes:
- a CDS encoding ABC transporter ATP-binding protein encodes the protein MIKITNLEKIYRTEEVETVALNKLSFEVKEGEFIAVMGPSGCGKSTLLNILGLLDDPDAGSFLFNGIEVAKFNERKRADLRKHNIGFVFQSFNLIDELTVFENVELPLIYTGVKAAERKKIVEEALDKMLIMHRRNHYPQQLSGGQQQRVAVARAVVNNPKLILADEPTGNLDSSNGNEVMQLLTDLNEQGTTIIMVTHSEHDARYSHRVIRMLDGQTVMENLMA
- a CDS encoding efflux RND transporter periplasmic adaptor subunit — protein: MDRVIEKKKWSTKRILTIAGVTALVALITGSYYFTSGNSQLNVDTERITIAEIKKGIFQENIPVNGIVLPVTTIYLDATEGGRVEEKYVEDGAIMKKGQPIMRLSNTDLELSLSNQETQVFNVLTQMQISKNNADQNTITRLNQMAEVDNAVKEAERVYTVNKKLYAQKAIGAQEYKSSENLWQYQVTRKKLTEDILRKDSISNRVQLSQGQQSYERMQNALLLMRKKVGDLVVRAPVDGQLTSLDAEIGQSKNKGERLGQLDVLSGFKVRVDVDEHYISRIFTGLSGNFDFAGKNYKLAIKKVYTQVTNGRFQVDMEFENEVPKGIRRGQTLQIRLALSEEKQALLLPKGGFYQQTGGNWIFKVNEAGTKAYKVDIQLGMQSPDNYEVLSGLEPGDKVITSSYENYGTMQELILKK